A genomic segment from Nicotiana sylvestris chromosome 1, ASM39365v2, whole genome shotgun sequence encodes:
- the LOC138874626 gene encoding uncharacterized protein, translated as MGLVEKDSRSKQDNPRYDHRLRNRELGSSSRFGNDRNARESRDDDRNLKARFGGYNFNVSTSELVAVLRSMGDKVWWPKEMRSNPNRHNPDHWCEFQNDHEHKTVECRLLQGKVDHLLKQWYLTELFSERGKQAYMKNRQEPPKSPSPKRTINVISGGEDINGVTYTAAKKVSKVTITHGKRVRHVLEEEIITFDDANGVLSPYNDALVTSLLVHDTNVKRVLTDPGSSVYIILLRVLREMQAEDKLIPKAHTLSGFDNSSVVTKGEAILTTFAEGVVKDTKFQVVDMEMTYNMILGSPWIHEMDVVPSTLYQLIKFPSPWGICQIHGDQHTSRSINSVADSSTKNEEK; from the coding sequence ATGGGTCTAGTGGAAAAAGATTCACGGTCAAAACAGGACAATCCAAGGTACGATCATAGGTTGAGGAATAGAGAATTGGGCTCGTCATCAAGATTTGGGAATGATCGAAACGCGCGAGAGTCacgggatgatgatagaaatttgaaagcaagatttggcggttataattttaatgtaagcacttccgagctcgtagctgttttaagaagcatgggtgataaggtatggtggccaaaagaaatgagatcgaatccaaacaggcacAACCCTGATCACTGGTGCGAATTTCAAAACGATCACGAGCATAAAACGGTAGAATGTAGGTTGCTACAAGGTAAAGTTGATCATCTATTAAAGCAATGGTATCTCACTGAATTATTCAGTGAGAGaggtaagcaagcatacatgaagaataggcaggagcccccaaaatcaccttctcccaaaaggaccattaatgtcataagtggaggtgaagacatcaatggtgtgACGTACACAGCAGCCAAGAAAGtttccaaagtcacaattacccaTGGGAAGCGGGTGCGACATGTCTTAGAGGAAGAAATCATTACGTTTGATGATGCAAATGGCGTATTATCCCCATATAACGATGCACTAGTAACatctctacttgtacatgatactaatgtgaaacgagttttgactgatccaggtagttccgtgtaCATTATTCTACTAAGAGtactacgtgagatgcaagccgaagataaattaataccaaaggcgcatactctgtctggatttgacaattccagCGTAGTGACGAAAGGGGAGGCAATACTTAcaacattcgcagaaggagttgtcaaagatacaaaatttcaggtggtagatatggagatgacttacaatatgatccttgggagTCCATGGATCCACGAGATGGATGTCGTTCCGTCAACCTTGTACCAacttattaaatttccatcaccatggggaatatgtcaaatccatggggatcaacatacatccaggagcatcaactctgtagcagattcaagtacgaaaaatgaagaaaaatag